Proteins encoded by one window of Leptospira stimsonii:
- a CDS encoding SRPBCC family protein, which yields MEKNKVETIIEGNKVIYKRYFDVSVDLLFEAWSSQEHLSEWWGPDGFTLTTKSLDFSNGGIWDFVMHGPDGHDYKNKIQFTEIKKPHSIIYKHLGDGEGTKDVDFESKIVFEEAGEGSNLTMEQIFPSKEELERVNRKYGAIEGGKQHMENLAKYLKKLA from the coding sequence GTGGAAAAAAATAAAGTAGAAACAATCATAGAAGGCAACAAAGTCATTTACAAGAGATACTTTGACGTGTCCGTCGACTTGCTCTTCGAGGCCTGGTCGTCCCAGGAACATCTTTCCGAGTGGTGGGGTCCTGACGGTTTCACGTTAACGACAAAAAGTTTAGATTTTTCCAACGGTGGAATCTGGGACTTCGTCATGCATGGTCCGGACGGGCACGATTATAAAAACAAAATACAATTCACGGAAATTAAGAAGCCGCACTCTATTATTTATAAACATCTCGGCGACGGTGAAGGAACGAAGGACGTTGACTTCGAATCAAAGATCGTCTTTGAAGAAGCCGGAGAAGGATCCAACTTAACAATGGAACAAATCTTCCCAAGCAAAGAAGAGCTTGAAAGAGTGAACCGAAAATACGGTGCGATTGAAGGAGGGAAGCAACACATGGAGAATCTCGCTAAGTATTTGAAAAAACTCGCTTAA
- a CDS encoding ArsR/SmtB family transcription factor, which translates to MNAFGALADDTRREIVRLVAKNGNLSSTEISRRFKMSAPAISQHLKILKEAQVLQMRKDAQKRIYSLNDSGMNEMEDWLKEIRDLWNQRLDKLEKYLLKMKKERSRGKK; encoded by the coding sequence ATGAATGCTTTTGGAGCGCTGGCGGACGACACAAGAAGGGAAATAGTGAGATTGGTAGCGAAGAATGGAAATCTTAGTTCGACGGAGATAAGCCGAAGATTTAAGATGAGCGCCCCCGCGATTTCACAACATTTGAAGATCTTGAAAGAAGCTCAAGTTCTTCAAATGAGGAAGGACGCACAAAAGAGAATCTATAGCCTTAACGATTCAGGAATGAATGAAATGGAAGATTGGTTAAAGGAAATTAGAGATCTATGGAATCAACGCTTGGATAAGCTGGAAAAGTATCTTTTAAAAATGAAGAAGGAGAGGTCCCGTGGAAAAAAATAA
- a CDS encoding class I SAM-dependent methyltransferase, translated as MGRNEIAPEHTAVRVALWRALHVQVDSNPHVLEDELGLKLVGDQNWRDRPDMNPEGTRRIRSSIVARARFVEDLVEEQVKLGTTQYVILGAGLDTFAQRRPEIASRLTVFEVDQPGPQKWKEQRLNELGFEKIPDYLKFVPVDFEGGQSWWDKLVESGFDPNKPSIVASTGVSMYLTREANLSTLRQMANLSPGSCFATTYMLPIELLEPQDKPTLEFTIQKTREAGTPFISFFTPTEILELAEEAGFRKAHYVSIEEIRERYFLNRSDGLIPGSGECFLVAMT; from the coding sequence ATGGGAAGGAACGAGATAGCTCCGGAGCACACTGCAGTTCGAGTCGCTTTATGGCGTGCACTTCATGTTCAAGTTGATTCGAATCCACACGTATTAGAGGATGAACTAGGCCTAAAACTCGTTGGTGATCAGAATTGGCGCGATCGCCCGGATATGAATCCCGAAGGAACAAGACGGATTCGTTCTTCGATTGTTGCGCGTGCGAGGTTCGTGGAAGACTTAGTGGAAGAGCAGGTAAAATTAGGAACTACTCAATACGTGATCCTCGGAGCCGGTCTTGATACGTTTGCACAACGTCGCCCGGAAATCGCTTCACGTCTTACCGTCTTCGAAGTCGATCAACCCGGTCCGCAGAAATGGAAAGAACAACGTCTTAACGAACTCGGATTCGAGAAGATTCCGGATTATCTAAAATTCGTTCCCGTTGATTTTGAAGGCGGTCAATCTTGGTGGGACAAACTCGTTGAATCCGGATTTGATCCGAACAAACCCTCGATCGTCGCCTCGACTGGCGTATCAATGTATTTGACCAGAGAAGCCAATCTTTCCACTCTGCGACAAATGGCAAACTTGTCGCCAGGATCTTGTTTCGCTACGACCTATATGCTTCCCATCGAGCTTCTCGAACCGCAAGATAAACCGACATTAGAATTTACGATTCAAAAAACACGCGAGGCGGGGACCCCGTTTATCAGTTTTTTCACGCCTACGGAAATTTTAGAATTAGCAGAGGAGGCAGGTTTTCGTAAGGCTCATTATGTTTCAATCGAAGAGATTCGAGAACGCTATTTTTTAAACCGAAGTGACGGATTGATTCCAGGGAGCGGAGAATGTTTCTTAGTCGCCATGACATAA
- a CDS encoding YdeI/OmpD-associated family protein, whose protein sequence is MSRTNPKVDQYFKKTKTWKNELEKLRKIVLDTKLTEGLKWGAPCYTFQDNNIVLIHVFKEYCALLFFKGALLKDPNKILIQQTKNTQAARQIRFTDVQEIVKAKSILKAYIKEAIEIEKAGLKVTFKKTKEFEFPEEFLRQLDHVPNLKSAFDSLTPGRQRAYLLHFSSPKQSKTRESRVEKCIKRILDGKGLDD, encoded by the coding sequence ATGAGCAGAACGAATCCTAAAGTTGATCAATACTTCAAGAAGACGAAAACATGGAAAAACGAATTGGAGAAGTTAAGAAAGATCGTTCTCGATACCAAGTTGACTGAAGGATTGAAATGGGGCGCCCCTTGTTATACATTCCAAGATAATAATATAGTCTTGATACACGTTTTCAAGGAATATTGTGCGCTTCTTTTTTTCAAAGGAGCCTTGTTAAAAGATCCGAACAAAATTCTTATCCAGCAAACGAAGAATACACAGGCGGCCCGCCAGATTCGCTTTACCGATGTTCAGGAAATCGTTAAAGCGAAATCGATTTTGAAAGCCTATATCAAAGAAGCGATCGAAATCGAGAAGGCGGGATTAAAAGTAACGTTTAAGAAAACCAAAGAATTCGAATTCCCGGAAGAATTTCTTCGCCAATTGGACCATGTTCCTAACCTAAAATCCGCTTTCGATTCTCTGACGCCGGGACGACAAAGGGCCTATCTTCTTCATTTTTCCTCCCCAAAACAATCTAAAACTCGTGAATCGAGAGTGGAAAAATGTATAAAACGAATTCTGGATGGGAAAGGGCTCGATGATTGA
- a CDS encoding DUF4180 domain-containing protein: MKEMKIGNITFTLFNEDEICLEDPNSFLETVFSSASETIVFSEKNFHQKFYDLKSGFAGEILQKITNYKLRMIVLGDFSQYDSKSFRDFIYESNQNGRVIFVSDLETGLQLLK, encoded by the coding sequence ATGAAGGAAATGAAAATCGGAAACATTACATTCACACTTTTTAATGAAGATGAGATTTGTTTGGAGGATCCGAATTCCTTTTTGGAAACCGTTTTTTCCTCCGCTTCGGAAACGATCGTATTTTCCGAAAAGAATTTTCATCAAAAATTCTATGATCTAAAATCCGGATTTGCCGGCGAAATTCTGCAAAAGATTACGAACTACAAATTGAGAATGATTGTTTTAGGAGATTTTTCCCAGTATGATTCCAAAAGTTTTCGGGACTTTATCTATGAAAGCAATCAAAACGGAAGAGTAATCTTCGTTTCTGATTTGGAAACGGGTTTGCAGTTATTAAAATAG
- a CDS encoding SRPBCC family protein, which yields MNGIYHKIGIRSGAEEVIQALTTQAGLAGWWTKEVEGPFSGGKSEAGESIRFSFGHKADMEMKVKELAPQRVLWECTSGPEDWIGSHIDFKLNASKAPDGAGLTIIHFRHQDWKKESEFTAHCSMKWATFLLSLKNLVEMGQGQPAPDDLKIDDLN from the coding sequence ATGAACGGGATATATCACAAAATCGGAATACGTTCCGGCGCTGAGGAAGTGATTCAGGCATTGACGACTCAAGCTGGTCTTGCAGGTTGGTGGACGAAAGAAGTCGAAGGACCATTTTCGGGAGGAAAGTCAGAGGCAGGAGAATCGATTCGTTTTAGTTTCGGGCATAAGGCCGATATGGAGATGAAAGTGAAAGAACTCGCTCCACAACGGGTTCTCTGGGAATGCACTTCCGGACCGGAAGATTGGATCGGTTCTCATATCGATTTTAAATTGAACGCAAGCAAGGCTCCGGATGGAGCGGGATTGACGATCATTCATTTTCGACATCAAGACTGGAAGAAAGAAAGCGAATTCACCGCACATTGTAGTATGAAATGGGCGACTTTCTTACTCAGTTTAAAGAATCTTGTGGAAATGGGACAAGGTCAGCCTGCTCCGGATGATTTGAAAATCGACGACCTGAACTGA
- a CDS encoding SRPBCC family protein yields MINPVLKVEKKINADRTRLFRAWLDTENFSRWFLSGDPIVESVSIDPRPGGKFRIDMSLNGKIFPHEGEYQTIEEPTKLVFTWRSHATGGRDTLVTVTFTALPTTRIESSSGTNQRPQTLVTLIHERLANEKEIQSHDYGWTHILDAYSEWFDEKG; encoded by the coding sequence ATGATAAACCCCGTTCTAAAAGTAGAAAAAAAAATTAACGCGGATCGGACCAGGCTCTTTCGTGCCTGGCTTGACACGGAAAACTTTTCACGATGGTTTTTGAGCGGAGATCCAATCGTTGAATCCGTTTCGATAGATCCTCGACCCGGCGGAAAGTTTCGAATCGATATGTCTCTCAATGGAAAAATATTTCCACACGAAGGAGAATATCAAACGATCGAAGAGCCGACGAAGCTGGTGTTTACCTGGCGTTCCCATGCAACGGGAGGAAGGGATACTCTGGTCACGGTTACTTTTACCGCGTTGCCGACGACTAGGATCGAAAGTTCTTCCGGCACGAATCAAAGGCCGCAGACACTTGTGACATTGATCCATGAACGTCTTGCAAACGAAAAGGAAATTCAATCCCACGATTACGGATGGACTCATATTCTCGACGCCTATTCGGAATGGTTCGACGAGAAGGGTTAA
- a CDS encoding ArsR/SmtB family transcription factor codes for MLERLRKGSLTISELAEPFSMSFAGVAKHIDVLNSAGLVRKVKAQEDGRSFRLELQSKAVSEAFAWLTYHQEFWTNKLDRLEAFMEEEELKNDKPRSKSRKKN; via the coding sequence ATGCTCGAACGTCTTCGGAAAGGATCTCTAACGATTTCGGAACTCGCGGAACCGTTCTCCATGTCGTTTGCCGGAGTCGCCAAACATATCGACGTCTTGAATAGCGCAGGTTTGGTTCGCAAGGTAAAAGCCCAGGAAGACGGAAGAAGTTTTAGACTCGAGCTTCAAAGTAAGGCAGTATCGGAAGCCTTTGCTTGGCTCACCTATCATCAAGAATTCTGGACAAACAAGCTGGATCGACTGGAAGCGTTTATGGAAGAAGAGGAATTAAAAAATGATAAACCCCGTTCTAAAAGTAGAAAAAAAAATTAA
- a CDS encoding YciI family protein — MAEYLILMRLDLISKDAQPTPQQLEVYRKQYQDWVEGIVLRKRFLGGTGLSTDGKVIKPNQVIRDGPFVEIKESLAGFITILADNFEDAVSIAKECPILGGAGNSVEVRRIVSVHEKD, encoded by the coding sequence ATGGCTGAATACTTAATCTTGATGCGATTGGATTTGATCTCGAAAGATGCGCAACCGACGCCGCAACAGCTCGAAGTTTATAGGAAACAGTATCAAGATTGGGTGGAAGGGATCGTGTTGAGAAAAAGATTTCTCGGAGGCACCGGGCTTTCCACGGATGGCAAGGTAATCAAACCCAATCAAGTGATCAGAGACGGCCCCTTTGTGGAAATCAAAGAATCCCTTGCGGGTTTTATCACGATCTTAGCGGATAATTTTGAAGATGCTGTATCGATCGCCAAGGAATGTCCTATCTTAGGCGGTGCCGGAAACAGCGTGGAAGTAAGACGAATCGTTTCGGTGCACGAAAAAGATTAA
- a CDS encoding MFS transporter encodes MFKENKNPLLICVLLGFGTVLGLSGIDLVLPSIPKLPEVLGGDQTRSQFVIASFVAGTAFGMILFGNIASRIGASSLLLFSLACYSFTSFLCTLSPNLDLLIGFRFFQGLSSSAAAVLAPGIIKDLFDEKGAAKALGLLGSVESLVPALAPVVGVWFLSIGTWKYSFFVTSILAFLLALVFLMIRLNGPAKPLSPIKPGSYRNLLLSPVFQRYSLSQALNLGGLLVFVFGAPVVIVKTMNSDIHKFAQMQTIGVVFFIIGAVLSSSYLNRKINSEHLISIGTGLCLLSSLLLILFSFLGENHPITILLIFPIMNFGLGLRGPNGFLKGIIASNGDDNRGSSLILLSIISISAGGTALIAPFLNYGLLALSSFVGFLHAIACLLLIVLPSLPSETK; translated from the coding sequence ATGTTCAAAGAAAATAAGAATCCGCTTCTCATCTGCGTCCTCCTCGGTTTTGGAACGGTCCTCGGACTTTCCGGGATCGATCTGGTTCTTCCAAGTATTCCGAAACTTCCGGAAGTTTTGGGAGGGGATCAGACCCGTTCCCAGTTTGTAATCGCTTCTTTTGTCGCCGGAACCGCCTTTGGGATGATACTTTTCGGAAACATCGCTTCTCGTATCGGTGCCTCCTCGCTTCTTCTTTTCTCGCTTGCGTGTTATTCTTTTACTTCCTTTCTCTGTACTCTTTCGCCTAATTTAGATTTGTTGATCGGCTTTAGATTCTTCCAAGGCCTTTCTTCCTCGGCGGCGGCTGTCCTTGCTCCGGGAATCATCAAAGATCTTTTCGACGAAAAAGGCGCGGCAAAAGCCCTAGGACTTTTGGGTAGCGTTGAATCTCTTGTTCCCGCCCTTGCTCCCGTTGTAGGCGTTTGGTTTCTGAGTATCGGCACTTGGAAATATTCATTTTTCGTAACATCGATTCTCGCATTTCTGCTCGCGCTTGTTTTTTTAATGATTCGATTGAACGGTCCTGCGAAACCTCTGTCTCCGATCAAACCGGGCTCTTATCGTAATCTTCTTTTATCGCCCGTTTTTCAAAGATATTCATTGAGCCAGGCGCTCAATTTGGGCGGTCTTCTTGTTTTTGTTTTCGGTGCTCCCGTTGTGATCGTAAAAACGATGAACTCGGATATTCATAAGTTTGCACAGATGCAGACGATCGGCGTCGTCTTCTTTATCATCGGTGCCGTTCTTTCTTCCTCTTATCTCAATCGTAAAATAAATTCGGAACATCTCATCTCGATCGGGACCGGGCTTTGTCTTTTATCTTCCCTTTTACTGATCCTTTTTTCTTTTTTGGGTGAGAATCATCCGATCACCATTCTTCTGATCTTTCCGATCATGAATTTTGGACTCGGTCTTCGAGGTCCGAACGGTTTTCTCAAAGGAATCATCGCGTCGAACGGAGATGACAACCGGGGATCTTCCTTGATTCTTCTTTCCATCATTTCGATTTCCGCCGGAGGCACCGCACTGATCGCGCCTTTTTTGAACTACGGACTTTTGGCTTTGAGTTCTTTTGTTGGATTCCTACACGCGATCGCTTGTCTGCTTCTGATTGTTCTTCCTTCCTTACCTTCCGAAACAAAGTAA